Proteins encoded together in one Festucalex cinctus isolate MCC-2025b chromosome 8, RoL_Fcin_1.0, whole genome shotgun sequence window:
- the LOC144023743 gene encoding zinc finger E-box-binding homeobox 2 has product MRCLPLLSHSLCLSFPSIYYSFLLYPEAATPDGEHFHGTPLPSAPPPSPPPRTRAATMTEESRGKRRKQANPRRSRVDTDQVGSLGSEGEDEVGLWSLEPQDYQESLDKTSQTPSEGTDEPGSPALSAQPHSLSPESGGDSSRKFWAQVEPEFEATDDGGGGGGGSVASAADREGEPAGSLRMHCRTSDSHVDLEDLAHYDFLAKLRKASTSADLLDHFGRNGTSAVQRLQGGAGAGGGSTHEELPPAIWSPGVQHHSPEGTDVRRRLQACPFCHRTYQHGASLRDHIKYCQERDRGLTGCPFCGYTAPHRAQLEQHLALHHQVQDKSAVTLDQGVETRKFKCVQCGKAFKYKHHLKEHLRIHSGEKPYECANCKKRFSHSGSYSSHLSSKKCLGSSGGPLGSSGGTSAAFNGHNQNSYQHSFPPSPSAGRERNSKGSPLALQVQDDASHLSAQDFSFRTSELASLCNPSAEFSLRASILKGTTLLPYLQSGSKFEQMLQEMLHRKYDGMDRNGGGPDRKVSPERGESGERQRGGLGVMCRWCSQVFPNAAVLLQHERYHCKMNREAPEAPEKKDHHSPPLFLSSETNDVANGKESPVPKWPSGPHQLLLALHSPHDRVESSGQENGSPAPHIGRRFPSSGSPVGLDLSGQLSSPHNRSQNEPLDLSMRKRMAEQINGNGSGAKRERTEDRSKQLSRQSPNQLSDQSLHPQPIYGAHGAHVFPGSLYNGFPFFSQSALGFAGHDGIASLPFSPSAIGPGFLSPLAYMVETESEATLKKLHQERQALMGEVLNRGALDYLSMMDESLEGDGGAGRKRLKKTDEGLYACDICEKTFQKSSSLLRHKYEHTGKRPYECKVCSKAFKHKHHLIEHSRLHSGEKPYQCDKCGKRFSHSGSYSQHMNHRYAYCSKDQDPDQDHDDGPREPAEDTRTPQSFLSDASLDGASEAPKDDDEDREGRRSEESRETRRDGSCAGGNHVDGAELWECHAQNVQNGDLEKCELSLEITNLPRIQT; this is encoded by the exons TGGACACAGATCAAGTGGGTTCACTGGGGTCCGAGGGAGAGGATGAGGTGGGCCTGTGGAGCCTGGAGCCCCAGGACTACCAGGAGAGCCTGGACAAGACCAGCCAGACTCCCAGCGAGGGCACGGACGAGCCCGGCAGCCCCGCCCTCTCGGCGCAACCTCACAGCCTCAGTCCCGAGAGCGGCGGCGACAGCAGCAGGAAATTCTGGGCCCAGGTGGAGCCGGAATTCGAGGCCAcagatgacggcggcggcggcggcggcggcagcgtcGCCTCTGCCGCCGACAGGGAGGGGGAGCCGGCGGGATCACTGAGGATGCACT GTAGGACTTCCGACTCCCACGTTGACTTGGAGGACCTGGCCCATTACGACTTCCTGGCCAAGCTGAGGAAGGCCTCGACCTCCGCCGACCTTTTGGACCACTTTGGCCGCAACGGCACGTCCGCCGTGCAACGTCTGCAGGGCGGCGCTGGCGCCGGCGGCGGGTCGACCCATGAGGAGCTGCCGCCTGCCATTTGGTCCCCAGGAGTTCAGCACCACTCGCCTGAGGGAACAG ATGTTCGTCGGAGGCTGCAGGCCTGTCCATTCTGCCACAGGACGTACCAGCACGGAGCCTCGCTGAGGGACCACATCAAATACTGCCAGGAGAGGGACCGGGGCCTCACGGGGTGCCCGTTCTGTGGATACACTGCCCCCCATAGGGCGCAATTGGAGCAACACCTGGCGCTTCACCACCAAGTGCAGGACAAG AGCGCCGTCACTTTGGATCAAGGCGTGGAGACCAGGAAGTTCAAATGTGTGCAGTGTGGAAAGGCCTTCAAGTACAAACACCACCTCAAAGAGCACCTCCGCATCCACAGTG GAGAAAAACCGTACGAATGTGCCAActgcaagaaacgtttctcccACTCGGGCTCCTACAGCTCCCACCTGAGCAGCAAAAAGTGCCTCGGCAGCAGCGGCGGACCGCTCGGAAGTTCAGGAGGGACGAGCGCCGCGTTTAACGGACACAACCAAAACTCCTACCAGCACTCCTTTCCGCCGTCGCCATCTGCCGGCCGGGAGAGGAACAGCAAGGGCTCTCCTTTGGCGTTGCAAGTCCAAGACGATGCTTCCCATCTTTCGGCTCAGGATTTCAGCTTCCGAACTTCAGAACTGGCTTCCCTTTGCAACCCCTCGGCGGAGTTTTCCCTGAGAGCCAGCATCTTGAAAGGGACCACCCTGCTGCCTTACCTCCAGTCCGGCTCCAAGTTTGAACAAATGCTGCAGGAGATGCTCCACAGGAAGTACGACGGCATGGACAGGAACGGAGGAGGTCCAGACAGGAAGGTGTCGCCGGAGCGGGGGGAGTCAGGGGAGCGGCAGAGAGGGGGTCTCGGCGTGATGTGTCGCTGGTGCTCCCAGGTTTTCCCCAACGCGGCGGTTCTCCTGCAGCACGAGCGCTACCACTGCAAGATGAATCGAGAAGCTCCGGAAGCGCCTGAGAAGAAAGACCACCACTCGCCGCCTTTATTCCTGTCCAGCGAAACAAACGACGTTGCCAACGGAAAAGAATCCCCGGTGCCGAAGTGGCCCTCGGGACCTCATCAGCTTCTGCTGGCGCTGCATTCCCCTCACGACCGCGTGGAGTCTTCGGGCCAGGAGAACGGCAGCCCCGCCCCTCACATCGGAAGAAGATTCCCATCCTCGGGTTCTCCGGTTGGCCTGGACCTCAGCGGCCAACTCTCCTCACCTCACAACCGCTCTCAGAACGAACCTCTGGACCTTTCCATGCGCAAGCGGATGGCAGAGCAAATAAACGGCAACGGCAGCGGCGCCAAGAGGGAGAGGACGGAAGACAGGAGCAAACAGCTGAGTCGGCAGAGTCCCAATCAACTTTCGGACCAATCGTTACATCCTCAGCCCATCTACGGAGCACACGGAGCGCACGTGTTTCCGGGCTCCTTATACAACGGGTTCCCCTTCTTCAGCCAGTCTGCGTTGGGGTTTGCGGGGCACGACGGCATCGCGTCCCTTCCGTTTAGCCCGTCGGCGATCGGCCCCGGATTTCTCTCGCCGTTAGCTTACATGGTGGAAACCGAGTCGGAGGCGACCTTGAAGAAGCTCCACCAGGAGAGACAAGCGCTCATG GGGGAAGTTTTGAACCGCGGCGCTCTCGACTACCTCTCGATGATGGACGAAAGCTTGGAGGGCGACGGCGGCGCAGGACGCAAGAGGCTGAAGAAGACGGACGAGGGTCTGTACGCTTGCGACATCTGTGAAAAAACCTTCCAGAAAAGCAGCTCTCTGCTCAGACACAAATACGAACACACAG GCAAGCGTCCTTACGAATGCAAAGTGTGCAGCAAAGCGTTCAAGCACAAGCACCACCTGATCGAGCACAGCCGCCTCCACTCGGGGGAGAAACCCTACCAATGTGACAAGTGCGGCAAGCGCTTCTCGCACTCGGGTTCGTACTCGCAGCACATGAACCACCGCTACGCCTACTGCAGCAAGGACCAGGACCCCGACCAAGACCACGACGACGGGCCCCGGGAGCCCGCCGAGGACACGCGGACGCCGCAGTCCTTCCTCAGCGACGCCAGCCTGGACGGAGCCTCCGAGGCGCCCAAAGACGACGACGAGGACCGGGAAGGAAGGAGAAGCGAGGAAAGCCGAGAAACGCGGCGGGACGGGAGTTGCGCTGGGGGAAACCACGTGGACGGGGCGGAACTGTGGGAGTGTCACGCCCAGAACGTCCAGAACGGAGACTTGGAAAAATGTGAACTGAGCCTGGAAATAACAAATCTACCCCGGATACAAACTTGA